The nucleotide window ATCAGCTCGCCCAGCCAGCCCAGGCTCCCGGCAGTCTGACGATCCCAAGCCGCACTGGCCAGCTGGCGGATCGAGGTCGTACCAAAACGCAGATGTACCGAGAGATACGACACGCCCTTGATTGCCGGGTAGTCGCGTGCGTCCTTGTAGCGGTCGATGCGATCGCAAAAGTCTTCGAAAAGCGCCGATGCACCTTCCGGCCCCGGCTGCACGCCCAGCGCCAGCAGATTGGTGCGTGCAAAGCCCAGTGCTTCCAGGCTGGGCAGAGGTTCGGGCACGCGCTTGGCTAAAGCGTCCAGATAGCGCTCCACCGGGTAGCTGCGCAGATAGAACGGGCTCAGCTGCTTGTACCAGGCGTTCTTGTACGGCGTGTACACGCTGAAATAGCGGCCGGCCTGGGTCAGCACCTCGTCGCGCTCGAAGATGACCTGGTCTTTGAAGGTGTGGAAATCGATACCCTGTGCTGCCAGTGCGGCTTGGACCTGTGCATCGCGCGCGATGGCGGCGGGCTCGTAATCGTGATTGGTGTACACCGCCTGCGCGCCCAGTTCGCGCGCCAGTTGCGGCAAGGCCTCGGCCGCCACGGCGTGGCGCACGAGCAGATCGCTGCCGCGAGCCTGCAACTGTCGCTTGAGCGCGTCTATCGTTTCCCAGATGAACTCCACGCGCCGGTCGGCACGCGGCAAGGCATCGAGAATGGCACGATCAAACACGAAGACCGGGATGACGGCAGCAGACTGCTTGAGCGCATGAAACAGCGCAGCATGGTCGTGCAGGCGCAGGTCGCGGCGCAGCCAGACCAGGGCAGTGGTGTAATGCGGCATGGTGTGTCCATGTTTTGTACGGTTCATTTAGTTTAACCCGCCCGGGTCGGTCGCGCAGCACAGCCCGGCAGGCGGCAAACACGTATGCGATAATTCCCCTTATGGAAACCATCAACCTGAGTCGCCAGTTCCTGATTGCCATGCCGGCCATGGCCGACCCGCTGT belongs to Chitinimonas sp. BJYL2 and includes:
- a CDS encoding deoxyribodipyrimidine photo-lyase; amino-acid sequence: MNRTKHGHTMPHYTTALVWLRRDLRLHDHAALFHALKQSAAVIPVFVFDRAILDALPRADRRVEFIWETIDALKRQLQARGSDLLVRHAVAAEALPQLARELGAQAVYTNHDYEPAAIARDAQVQAALAAQGIDFHTFKDQVIFERDEVLTQAGRYFSVYTPYKNAWYKQLSPFYLRSYPVERYLDALAKRVPEPLPSLEALGFARTNLLALGVQPGPEGASALFEDFCDRIDRYKDARDYPAIKGVSYLSVHLRFGTTSIRQLASAAWDRQTAGSLGWLGELIWRDFYHQILYHRPDVVEHAFKPEYEALPFPNNEDLFAAWCEGRTGYPIVDAAMRQMNQTGFMHNRLRMVAASFLVKDLLIDWRWGERYFAEKLIDFDLAANNGGWQWAASTGCDAQPYFRIFNPVSQSEKFDAEGKFIRRYVPELAKLPTKALHAPWLARPIELAGAGVRLGVDYPEPVVDHAVQRELALALFKRG